A section of the Arcobacter roscoffensis genome encodes:
- the trpA gene encoding tryptophan synthase subunit alpha, protein MGENTQKKLVGYITSSVPDNSFSIDLAFSMKEAGVDILELGIPFSDPVADGPVIEKANQIALANNFKLDDLFEVSSKIAKDIDTLWMGYMNPFFSYGVENFLKKADEFGVNGTIIPDVPFEMAENLKDLYTKYNKANISFVAPTHNEDRIKQVVENSQKFIYMVAYAGITGSGQSEDLSKVIENVRKHTTTPLYIGFGVDEKTCEEKVKGVDGVIVGSAFVKHLIDDSLSNSEKINKISSIAKEIKEKINQ, encoded by the coding sequence ATGGGTGAGAACACACAGAAAAAATTAGTTGGTTATATAACTTCATCAGTTCCTGATAATAGTTTTAGTATAGATTTAGCTTTTAGTATGAAAGAAGCAGGAGTTGATATTTTGGAGTTAGGTATTCCTTTCTCTGATCCTGTTGCTGATGGACCTGTAATTGAAAAGGCAAATCAGATAGCTTTAGCAAATAACTTTAAACTTGACGATTTATTTGAAGTATCTTCAAAAATAGCAAAAGATATTGATACTTTATGGATGGGATATATGAATCCTTTCTTTAGTTATGGAGTTGAGAACTTTTTAAAAAAAGCAGATGAATTTGGTGTAAATGGAACAATTATTCCAGATGTACCTTTTGAAATGGCAGAAAATTTAAAAGATTTATATACTAAATACAATAAAGCAAATATTTCATTTGTAGCTCCAACTCATAATGAAGACAGAATTAAGCAAGTAGTTGAAAATTCACAAAAGTTTATCTATATGGTTGCTTACGCAGGTATTACAGGTAGTGGTCAAAGTGAAGATTTATCAAAAGTAATTGAGAATGTAAGAAAACATACTACAACTCCTTTATATATTGGGTTTGGTGTTGATGAAAAAACTTGTGAAGAAAAAGTAAAAGGTGTTGATGGTGTTATTGTAGGAAGTGCTTTTGTAAAGCACTTAATTGATGATAGCTTATCAAATAGTGAAAAAATAAATAAAATCTCTTCAATTGCAAAAGAGATTAAAGAAAAAATAAACCAATAA
- the panB gene encoding 3-methyl-2-oxobutanoate hydroxymethyltransferase: protein MSIIKNDFEKMNVTKIKKAKNNKKLTMITAYDALFAKLFEEIADMILVGDSLNMSFAGKPDTLSATLDQMIYHTNAVCTGAPKAFVILDMPFGTYNNENDALNNAVKVYQETSAAAVKIEGGEDRAHIIKHLTSNSIAVMGHIGLMPQYVRSEGGYKVRGKTPEDTEQLIKDAIAVEKAGAFAVVIEGVMSDAAKKISEAVSIPTIGIGAGNVTDGQVLVWSDMLGFFEEFKPKFVRHYMNGAETVKEAVNQYRSDVQDSSFPAKEEEY from the coding sequence ATGAGTATTATCAAAAATGATTTTGAAAAAATGAATGTAACAAAAATAAAAAAAGCTAAAAATAATAAAAAACTTACAATGATTACAGCTTATGATGCACTTTTTGCGAAACTATTTGAAGAGATTGCTGATATGATTTTAGTAGGTGATAGTTTAAACATGAGCTTCGCTGGAAAGCCAGATACTTTATCTGCAACACTTGATCAAATGATTTATCACACAAATGCAGTTTGTACAGGAGCACCTAAAGCCTTTGTAATTTTAGATATGCCTTTTGGAACTTACAACAATGAAAATGACGCTTTAAACAATGCAGTAAAAGTTTACCAAGAAACAAGTGCAGCAGCAGTAAAAATTGAAGGTGGAGAAGATAGAGCACATATTATCAAACATCTAACATCAAATTCTATTGCTGTTATGGGACATATTGGACTTATGCCTCAGTATGTGAGAAGTGAAGGTGGATACAAAGTAAGAGGAAAAACACCAGAAGATACAGAACAACTAATCAAAGATGCAATTGCAGTTGAAAAAGCAGGAGCTTTTGCTGTTGTTATTGAAGGTGTCATGAGTGATGCTGCTAAAAAAATTAGTGAAGCTGTATCTATTCCTACTATTGGTATTGGTGCTGGAAACGTGACTGATGGACAAGTTTTAGTTTGGTCTGATATGCTTGGTTTCTTTGAAGAGTTTAAACCAAAATTTGTAAGACACTACATGAATGGTGCAGAAACTGTAAAAGAAGCAGTAAATCAATATAGAAGTGATGTTCAAGACTCGTCATTTCCTGCAAAAGAGGAAGAGTACTAA
- a CDS encoding transporter substrate-binding domain-containing protein, protein MIKKLILFFTILVINLYANISVSGLSEKQTLWLKEHPVIVAQNEADYIPINFSKNSIAQGYSIDFMDLLASKLGIKVQYTQGRSWDEYLEMAKKKEIDIVLNVVKTDERQEYLSFTKPYLKSYPFIYSKKDKAINSIEELKGKTLAIPKGYYFESLFTKYYPEVKLLFSKDNLEALKAVSTGQADATVGMASTFEHLINEHFITNVAISAEAKIEGISKYFERIGVRKDWQIFQEILDIAISQVKYEEELYLKEKWKLAFEKKKNKVLKTFTKEELAWIENKKVLKVYNEKDWAPYNYILNDKPMGYSIDYIKKIADELGLELEFVRDISWSSALDKLKANELDLVLNIAKTKKRENDFLYTKNSFLKITNGFVLRRDNQIVDSFEDLDGKKLAIVKDYFVDELIQAKYPNIEVLALKNSTEVVRAVSDGFADIGHGTLGSLQHVMLENYITNLKYIKENESVNSLYIASNKNNEILISLINKVEESLSISQLNEIKKKWFITNEHKNPSFELTSEERIWLSKNEIVLGVDNDYAPMNFLDENKELKGLSVDFIEALEKQIGKKINFHIDTWPKALNKAMNHEIDGIVNINESETRKEKLLFTKPYITIPMGVITKNDFQKHSNLKGFKNKILVVKKQTVEVEYLSKNFPDIKVMIVNNYKDALSLISEEKVDGIFAPLPIILHNIKKYLISDLKVNVIHFNETIGHQKIGVNNNNPVLLSILNKGINQIDIQKRDEIIDKWLKVEYQQNETYTFLWKYLIGALLVILTLAILIFILKMKINKEVEKRLSIQKQKDEYDSILNGSSTMLVLHSGSEMTKVNKAFLNFFDSYENVEDFKKDYVCMFNLFKKVDAQSYISSLNTDANTWVEDLYNKPEKNLKVILSKDGKDEHFLIHVSLVKLDNSDYYLIELINITLEILQSQEIENKNRIITEQSKMVALGEMIGNIAHQWRQPLTIISSISSSYKLKYDMNLEINHEDLVKDMTKITDTSKYLSQTIDDFRNFIKGDKFKDEFNVSSSINKALNIVGTAMANNYINIQTKMKGNLRIESYENELIQCLSNILNNAKDALKDVDEENRVVRVFLEEFEEGVVITIHDNAGGIPDNILKKVFEPYFTTKHESQGTGLGLYMCYKIINESLNGDIKIINEELKVNNEVYLGAKIIIHLPKKLKKED, encoded by the coding sequence ATGATTAAAAAATTAATTTTATTCTTTACAATACTTGTTATAAATCTCTATGCAAATATTAGTGTTTCAGGACTTAGCGAAAAGCAAACTTTATGGCTTAAAGAACATCCTGTTATTGTTGCTCAAAATGAAGCTGATTATATTCCTATAAATTTTAGCAAAAATAGTATTGCTCAGGGATATTCCATAGATTTTATGGATCTACTTGCTTCAAAACTTGGAATAAAAGTACAGTACACTCAAGGTCGTTCTTGGGATGAATATCTTGAAATGGCAAAAAAGAAAGAAATTGATATAGTTTTAAATGTTGTGAAGACAGATGAAAGACAAGAGTATTTGAGTTTTACAAAACCTTATTTAAAATCCTATCCTTTTATATATTCAAAAAAAGATAAAGCAATTAACTCAATTGAAGAGTTAAAAGGTAAAACCTTAGCTATTCCAAAAGGTTATTATTTTGAATCACTTTTTACAAAATATTATCCAGAGGTAAAGTTATTATTTTCAAAAGATAATTTAGAAGCTTTAAAAGCTGTATCAACTGGTCAGGCTGATGCTACTGTTGGTATGGCTTCTACTTTTGAACACTTAATAAATGAACATTTTATAACAAATGTAGCAATAAGTGCAGAAGCAAAGATAGAAGGTATTTCTAAATATTTTGAAAGAATTGGAGTTCGAAAAGACTGGCAAATATTTCAAGAAATACTTGATATTGCAATATCACAAGTTAAATATGAAGAAGAGTTATATTTAAAAGAAAAATGGAAATTAGCATTTGAGAAAAAGAAAAATAAAGTCTTAAAGACTTTTACAAAAGAAGAATTGGCTTGGATAGAAAATAAAAAAGTTTTAAAAGTTTATAATGAAAAAGATTGGGCTCCATATAACTATATTTTAAATGATAAACCCATGGGATATTCAATTGATTATATTAAAAAAATAGCAGATGAATTAGGTTTGGAATTAGAGTTTGTTAGGGATATTTCTTGGAGTAGTGCTTTAGATAAATTAAAAGCAAATGAGCTTGATTTGGTTTTAAATATAGCAAAAACAAAAAAACGAGAAAATGATTTCTTGTATACAAAAAATAGTTTTCTTAAAATAACTAATGGCTTTGTTTTAAGAAGAGATAATCAAATAGTAGATAGTTTTGAGGATTTAGATGGTAAGAAATTAGCTATTGTAAAAGACTATTTTGTTGATGAATTAATACAAGCAAAATACCCAAATATTGAAGTTTTAGCGCTTAAAAATAGTACAGAGGTTGTAAGGGCTGTATCTGATGGTTTTGCAGATATAGGTCATGGAACATTGGGTTCACTACAACATGTGATGCTAGAAAATTATATTACAAATTTAAAGTATATAAAAGAAAATGAATCTGTAAATAGTTTATATATTGCATCAAATAAGAATAATGAAATCCTTATATCTTTGATAAATAAAGTTGAAGAGTCTTTATCTATTTCACAGTTAAATGAAATAAAGAAAAAATGGTTTATAACAAATGAACATAAAAACCCATCTTTTGAACTAACAAGTGAAGAAAGAATTTGGCTTAGTAAAAATGAGATTGTTTTAGGAGTAGATAATGACTATGCTCCAATGAATTTTCTTGATGAAAATAAAGAGTTAAAAGGTCTTTCTGTAGATTTTATCGAAGCTTTAGAAAAACAAATAGGTAAAAAAATAAATTTCCATATAGATACTTGGCCAAAAGCTTTAAATAAAGCAATGAATCATGAAATAGATGGAATTGTAAATATCAATGAAAGCGAAACAAGAAAAGAAAAGCTTCTTTTTACAAAACCTTATATTACTATTCCAATGGGTGTTATCACAAAAAATGATTTTCAAAAACATTCAAATTTAAAAGGCTTTAAAAATAAAATTTTAGTAGTAAAAAAACAGACTGTTGAAGTAGAGTATTTATCTAAAAACTTTCCTGATATAAAAGTAATGATTGTAAACAATTACAAGGATGCTCTTAGTTTAATAAGTGAAGAAAAAGTTGATGGTATTTTTGCTCCTTTACCTATAATACTTCATAATATTAAGAAATATCTAATATCAGACCTAAAAGTAAATGTAATTCATTTTAATGAAACTATTGGACATCAAAAAATTGGTGTTAACAATAATAATCCAGTTTTATTATCAATATTAAATAAAGGTATAAATCAAATTGATATTCAAAAAAGGGATGAAATTATTGATAAATGGTTAAAGGTTGAGTATCAACAAAATGAAACTTATACTTTTTTATGGAAGTATTTAATTGGTGCTTTATTAGTTATTTTAACTTTAGCTATTTTAATATTTATTTTGAAGATGAAAATTAATAAAGAAGTGGAAAAAAGATTAAGTATTCAAAAGCAAAAAGATGAATATGATTCTATTTTAAATGGCTCTTCAACTATGTTAGTTCTTCATTCAGGAAGTGAAATGACAAAGGTGAATAAAGCCTTTTTGAACTTTTTTGATTCATATGAAAATGTGGAAGATTTTAAAAAAGATTATGTGTGTATGTTTAATTTATTTAAGAAAGTAGATGCTCAAAGCTATATATCTTCTTTAAATACTGATGCAAATACTTGGGTTGAAGACTTGTATAATAAGCCTGAAAAAAATTTAAAAGTGATTTTATCAAAAGATGGAAAAGATGAACACTTTTTAATTCATGTAAGTTTGGTAAAACTAGATAATAGTGATTACTATTTAATAGAACTTATAAATATCACTTTAGAGATTTTACAAAGTCAAGAGATTGAAAATAAAAATAGAATCATCACAGAACAATCTAAAATGGTAGCCCTAGGTGAAATGATTGGAAATATTGCACATCAATGGAGACAGCCTTTGACTATAATATCTTCAATATCAAGTTCTTATAAACTTAAATATGACATGAATTTAGAAATAAATCATGAAGATTTAGTAAAGGATATGACTAAAATAACTGATACTTCAAAGTATCTATCTCAAACAATTGATGATTTTAGGAATTTTATAAAAGGTGACAAATTCAAAGATGAGTTTAATGTAAGTAGTAGTATCAATAAAGCTTTAAATATTGTAGGTACTGCTATGGCAAATAACTACATAAATATTCAAACTAAAATGAAAGGAAATCTAAGAATTGAAAGTTATGAGAATGAATTAATTCAATGTCTTTCAAATATTCTAAATAACGCAAAAGATGCTCTTAAAGATGTAGATGAAGAAAATAGAGTAGTAAGAGTTTTTCTTGAAGAGTTTGAGGAGGGTGTTGTTATTACTATTCATGATAATGCAGGAGGAATACCTGATAATATTTTAAAGAAAGTGTTTGAACCATATTTTACTACAAAACATGAATCACAAGGAACAGGTCTTGGACTTTATATGTGTTATAAGATAATAAATGAAAGTTTAAATGGCGATATAAAAATTATAAATGAAGAGTTAAAAGTAAATAATGAAGTTTATCTAGGAGCAAAAATCATAATACATCTTCCAAAGAAACTAAAGAAGGAAGATTAA
- a CDS encoding lipoate--protein ligase family protein: MIDEKSSFRVIINSQNLAKVNMCKDEALIKNFNESSSPILRIYHWSKSITIGISQDIKDYSYLNDFSEDIAKRVTGGGVLFHGHDLSYSLVLPSSYFKDYKIKESYEKICYFLINFYKKLGLDANYAKDIEDVNLSKNEFCQVGFEAYDILIDKDKIGGNAQRRTKRLVFQHGSIPLYSVNDKKVLDNRIGLTLEDLGIDLTYDEATKLLIESFQETFNVDLINSELNDKEKEEEKKLLKEKYDFVY, translated from the coding sequence TTGATTGATGAAAAATCATCATTTAGAGTAATAATAAATAGCCAAAATTTAGCAAAAGTAAATATGTGTAAAGATGAGGCTTTAATTAAGAATTTTAATGAAAGTTCTTCTCCTATTTTAAGAATTTACCACTGGAGTAAATCCATAACTATTGGTATTTCTCAGGATATTAAAGATTATTCTTATTTAAATGATTTTAGTGAAGATATTGCCAAAAGAGTTACAGGTGGAGGAGTACTTTTTCATGGACATGATTTATCATACTCTTTGGTCTTACCAAGTAGCTATTTTAAAGATTATAAGATTAAAGAATCATATGAAAAGATTTGTTACTTTCTAATTAATTTTTATAAAAAACTTGGACTTGATGCTAATTATGCTAAAGATATAGAAGATGTAAATTTAAGTAAAAATGAGTTTTGTCAAGTTGGATTTGAAGCTTATGATATTTTAATAGATAAAGATAAAATAGGTGGAAATGCACAAAGAAGAACAAAACGACTTGTGTTTCAGCATGGTTCAATTCCTTTATATTCTGTAAATGATAAAAAAGTTCTTGATAATAGAATAGGACTTACACTAGAGGATTTAGGAATTGACTTAACATATGATGAAGCTACAAAGCTTTTAATTGAGTCATTTCAAGAGACTTTTAATGTGGATTTAATAAATTCAGAATTAAATGATAAAGAAAAAGAAGAAGAAAAAAAATTACTAAAGGAAAAATATGACTTCGTTTACTAG
- a CDS encoding AI-2E family transporter produces MKPVYFLIAIAIVTIFFMVELFSPFLKAMFVALLLAVATNSLTFFLENRLKSRIASTSFMTLGLAGIFFIPVMYCIFSFANAFKGIDQKLLINSFEKLKLWVENISEDFHFLKDLLNQILEKIDVGQLAQNIISTGAYLGKNSASFMMDMVMILIFFFFFTLYAQSLSTYVKGLLPIKKDDSIILFSESSNVMTVVLYSILVTAVFEGFLFGFFLTFYRYDGLLFGVLYGFASLIPVIGGAIMWVPIAIYEAVTGSITNAIVIAAYSILMISIFADTFAKPIIIKYINQKIVRSPTKINEILIFFSIVAGLSTFGFWGMIIGPATVTFFISIMHLVKKYSDEFKENIP; encoded by the coding sequence TTGAAACCAGTCTACTTTTTAATTGCTATTGCTATAGTTACAATCTTTTTTATGGTGGAATTATTCTCTCCATTTTTAAAAGCTATGTTTGTAGCCTTACTTTTAGCAGTAGCAACAAACTCTTTGACTTTTTTCTTAGAGAATAGATTAAAAAGTAGAATAGCCTCGACATCTTTTATGACTCTTGGCTTAGCTGGAATATTTTTTATTCCCGTTATGTATTGTATTTTTTCCTTTGCAAATGCCTTTAAAGGAATTGATCAAAAACTGCTTATAAATAGTTTTGAGAAACTAAAACTTTGGGTTGAAAACATATCAGAAGACTTTCACTTTTTAAAAGACCTTTTAAATCAAATCTTAGAAAAAATCGATGTGGGACAACTAGCTCAAAACATCATATCTACAGGAGCATATCTAGGGAAAAACTCCGCATCTTTTATGATGGATATGGTTATGATACTTATATTTTTCTTCTTTTTTACATTATATGCACAAAGTCTTTCTACATATGTAAAAGGCTTATTACCTATAAAAAAAGATGATTCAATTATTCTTTTCTCAGAATCATCAAATGTAATGACAGTAGTTTTATACTCTATTTTAGTTACTGCTGTATTTGAAGGGTTTTTATTTGGTTTCTTCCTAACATTTTATAGATATGATGGCTTACTTTTTGGGGTTTTATATGGTTTTGCATCACTAATACCTGTAATTGGAGGAGCTATTATGTGGGTTCCAATAGCTATTTATGAAGCAGTGACAGGAAGCATAACAAACGCTATTGTAATAGCTGCTTATTCTATTTTAATGATTTCTATTTTTGCAGATACCTTTGCTAAACCTATAATCATAAAATATATAAACCAAAAAATAGTTAGAAGTCCTACTAAAATAAATGAAATTTTAATCTTCTTCTCTATTGTAGCTGGACTATCAACTTTTGGCTTTTGGGGTATGATTATAGGTCCTGCTACAGTGACATTTTTTATCTCAATAATGCACTTAGTTAAGAAGTATTCTGATGAATTTAAAGAGAATATACCCTAA
- the lipA gene encoding lipoyl synthase, whose product MTSFTSSAPKKEVKFRKPEWLRKKINPSAQKEMESLLKEVGGLHTICQEAKCPNISECFSKKNATFLILGNICTRRCTYCNVKTGLPTEVNLEEIEQVTKSVIQLGLKFVVITSPARDDLPDGGASQFYRVTRDILEKSPGTQVEVLIPDFKAKEESLQKVIDSGAVIIGHNIETVPSMYKIRRNASYERSLQVLKRLKELGQNKIKTKTALMVGLGETEEEMIQVFKDLLDVGCEFLSIGQYLAPSGDYAKVKEFVRPEQFERYKQLALDMGFKFVHSSPYARSSYLAHEYLGHESANKELEI is encoded by the coding sequence ATGACTTCGTTTACTAGTAGTGCTCCAAAAAAAGAAGTAAAATTTAGGAAACCTGAGTGGCTTAGAAAAAAGATTAATCCAAGTGCTCAAAAAGAGATGGAATCGCTTTTAAAAGAAGTAGGTGGATTGCATACTATTTGTCAAGAAGCAAAGTGTCCAAATATTAGTGAGTGTTTTTCTAAGAAAAATGCAACTTTTTTAATCCTAGGAAATATTTGTACAAGAAGATGTACTTATTGTAATGTAAAAACAGGACTTCCAACAGAGGTTAATTTAGAAGAAATAGAACAGGTTACAAAATCAGTAATACAACTTGGTTTAAAATTTGTAGTAATTACAAGTCCAGCTAGGGATGATTTACCAGATGGAGGAGCTAGTCAATTTTATAGGGTTACTCGTGATATTTTAGAAAAATCACCTGGAACACAAGTAGAAGTTTTAATACCAGATTTTAAAGCAAAAGAAGAGTCTCTTCAAAAGGTAATAGATTCAGGAGCTGTTATCATAGGTCATAATATCGAAACAGTACCTAGTATGTACAAAATAAGAAGAAATGCTTCTTATGAAAGATCACTTCAAGTTTTAAAAAGATTAAAAGAGTTAGGTCAAAATAAAATAAAAACAAAAACAGCACTTATGGTAGGACTAGGGGAAACAGAAGAAGAGATGATTCAAGTTTTTAAAGACTTACTTGATGTTGGTTGTGAGTTTTTAAGTATAGGTCAATATTTAGCTCCAAGTGGCGATTATGCTAAGGTAAAAGAGTTTGTTAGACCTGAGCAATTTGAAAGATATAAACAACTTGCTTTAGATATGGGGTTTAAGTTTGTTCATTCAAGTCCATATGCTAGAAGTTCTTATTTAGCCCATGAGTATTTAGGTCATGAAAGTGCAAATAAAGAGCTTGAAATCTAA
- the ruvB gene encoding Holliday junction branch migration DNA helicase RuvB, with product MERVVEVEQVSFEEDNAEVSLRPSSWDDYIGQEKIKKNLKVFIEASKKRAEALDHILFYGPPGLGKTTISYLISNEMNTNIKITAGPMIEKSGDLAAILTNLEEGDILFIDEIHRLSPAVEEILYPAMEDYRLDIIIGSGPAAQTVKIDLPRFTLIGATTRAGMLSNPLRERFGMHFRMQFYTHAELAKIIQKASVKLEKNCEDDAAHEISRRSRGTPRVALRLLRRVRDFAEVENENSIHLKRAQYALDELGVNETGFDEMDINLLELLVSNKGKPMGLSTMAAALSEDEGTIEDAIEPYLLANGYIERTARGRIASVKTYEMFRLSYPGSEKLHENQGQLL from the coding sequence ATGGAAAGAGTTGTAGAAGTTGAGCAAGTCTCTTTTGAAGAGGATAATGCAGAAGTTAGTTTACGTCCTTCTTCATGGGATGATTATATAGGTCAAGAAAAAATCAAGAAAAACTTAAAAGTTTTTATCGAAGCTTCAAAAAAAAGAGCTGAAGCTTTAGATCATATACTTTTTTATGGACCTCCAGGACTTGGTAAAACTACTATTTCATATCTTATTTCAAATGAAATGAACACAAACATCAAAATTACAGCAGGTCCTATGATAGAAAAATCAGGGGATTTAGCTGCAATTTTAACTAACCTTGAAGAAGGTGATATTCTTTTTATTGATGAGATTCACAGACTTAGTCCTGCTGTTGAAGAGATACTTTATCCTGCAATGGAAGATTATAGACTAGATATTATTATAGGTTCAGGACCTGCTGCTCAAACTGTAAAAATTGACTTACCAAGATTTACTTTAATTGGTGCAACAACAAGAGCTGGAATGCTTTCAAATCCTTTAAGAGAGAGATTTGGTATGCACTTTAGAATGCAATTTTATACTCATGCTGAACTTGCAAAAATCATTCAAAAAGCTTCTGTTAAGCTTGAAAAAAACTGTGAAGACGATGCCGCACATGAAATTTCAAGAAGAAGTAGAGGAACACCAAGAGTTGCATTAAGACTACTTAGAAGAGTAAGAGATTTTGCTGAAGTTGAAAATGAAAACTCAATTCATTTAAAAAGAGCTCAATATGCACTTGATGAACTTGGAGTTAATGAAACAGGTTTTGATGAGATGGACATAAACCTACTTGAACTTCTAGTTTCAAATAAAGGTAAGCCAATGGGACTTTCTACAATGGCGGCTGCACTTAGTGAAGACGAGGGAACTATTGAAGATGCAATTGAGCCTTATCTTTTAGCAAATGGATATATAGAAAGAACGGCAAGAGGAAGAATAGCTTCTGTGAAAACATATGAAATGTTTAGATTATCTTATCCAGGAAGTGAAAAACTTCATGAAAATCAAGGACAGCTTCTTTGA